Part of the Stackebrandtia endophytica genome is shown below.
GCCACCGAACCGTATCTGTCGCATGAGGACACCGTTTCCCGACTGGTGAAACTGCTCGACGACACCGGCGAGGTCGCCGTCGTCGGGTTCTCGCTCGGCGCGCAGCTGGCGGTACTGCTGGCTTCACAGCGACCCGACCTGGTCCGTCACGCCGTGGTGGTCAGCGCACAGGCCAAACCGACTCCCGCACCCGGACTCACGCTGAGCCTGTTGAAGAGCACCGCCGGCTTGGCGCGACAAGACTGGTTCGCCAAGACCCAAGCACGGACGCTCTTCATTCCACCATCCCTATTGGATGACTACCTGCGTACCTCTCGGTCGCTCTCGAAGGAGACTCTCGTCAACGCCGTGGGCGAGAACATCCGATTCACACTGCCACCGGAGTGGGCCGACTTCCCCGGTCGCGCCTGGATACTGGCCGGCGCCAAGGAACGCGGATTCATGCGGCATTCGGCCCTGGCACTGCACGACGCGGTGGCGATCGGTGATGTCGACATCGTCGCCGACTGCGGCCACGGCATCCCGTTGCAGCGGCCGGATTGGTTCGCCGACCGATTGGCGGAGCGGTTGCTCGGCGGGTGAGAACCGCATGGCGAAGCCACCTCACCGCCGAAGGTGGCGAGGTGGCGGGTTGACGAAACCAGGTCACTCGTCGGTGACGATCACCGCGGGAAGCTTCACGGCGATGGCCGCCAACTGGTCCAGGTTGAACTGGATGTCGTGGCAGGTTCCACCGAATTCGTCGTCCTCGTCGTCGTTTCCACAGAAACTGTCGGCGATGACCGCGGTGTCGTCGGCGCGGAAGATGATCACCTCGTTCTCGTAACTACTCGGTTCCTCACCCTCATATCCGACGACCCGCGACACCAGCACCATCCGATCGCCGTCGGCGGTCGTGGTCTCCTCGCACTCGGTCTCGGTGACCTCGATCTTGACCGGGGCGTCCGGGCCCTCACCCTGATAGACCTCGGTTTCACCCGACCAGCAGGAGTAGAGCGCCGGGTCCCACGGGTTCATCGCTTGCCAATATTCATCGTCGGACGGCTGGTCGGTCCATGTTCCCGGTTGGTAGGCCTTGACACTGACC
Proteins encoded:
- a CDS encoding alpha/beta fold hydrolase, producing the protein MHVRTYGPDDAPPVLLLHGGGVAGWMWEPVRTRIGDRMRFIVPDLPGHDNSATEPYLSHEDTVSRLVKLLDDTGEVAVVGFSLGAQLAVLLASQRPDLVRHAVVVSAQAKPTPAPGLTLSLLKSTAGLARQDWFAKTQARTLFIPPSLLDDYLRTSRSLSKETLVNAVGENIRFTLPPEWADFPGRAWILAGAKERGFMRHSALALHDAVAIGDVDIVADCGHGIPLQRPDWFADRLAERLLGG